One Nitrosomonas sp. PY1 DNA window includes the following coding sequences:
- a CDS encoding transposase, which produces MIDKVEIQSGAHVHVDKAYCSQKHRDALKSRGIKNGIQDKALENKSLIARQIQRNRSITKARYVIERTFGSQTRWFGSKILRYRSLAKAHAWHILQAMEYNLKRLPRLYVERLLPPQPQDSCVF; this is translated from the coding sequence TTGATCGATAAAGTCGAGATCCAGTCGGGAGCCCATGTTCATGTCGACAAAGCTTATTGCAGCCAAAAACATCGCGATGCCTTGAAATCACGCGGCATCAAAAACGGCATTCAAGATAAAGCCTTGGAGAACAAATCGTTGATTGCGCGGCAAATACAGCGCAATCGCTCGATTACGAAAGCCCGCTATGTGATAGAACGTACCTTTGGCAGTCAGACACGCTGGTTTGGTAGCAAGATCCTGCGTTACCGTAGTCTGGCCAAAGCACATGCCTGGCATATCCTGCAGGCTATGGAGTATAACCTGAAAAGGTTGCCAAGATTGTATGTTGAGAGGCTTCTACCACCACAACCACAAGATAGTTGCGTCTTTTAA
- a CDS encoding Crp/Fnr family transcriptional regulator yields MPNSSLKIVHSLPLHELSNRWILDIFGTRYSFRAGQYLIYQNDKPNKIYIFLEGWANSHKIFGDEHKQIVNYVLPGDIVGLQFDETEKSPYMIEAVTDVKVLGIEKASFWEKIQTRPYLLFQILRKRERYQRELEKRIISLTASSSFNSMIQILTLLYSRLNLVGIPEEDAKYFPINQLQLSEVLSISYIHTHRIFNRLEKMDFVTKKKHHIHLIDVKGLRKLAYDQSEIQELDRKKRVG; encoded by the coding sequence ATGCCAAATAGCTCTTTAAAAATTGTTCATTCTTTACCTTTGCATGAACTATCCAACCGATGGATTCTGGATATATTCGGTACAAGGTATAGCTTTAGAGCGGGGCAGTACCTTATTTATCAAAATGACAAACCCAATAAAATTTATATTTTTTTAGAAGGCTGGGCGAATAGTCATAAAATTTTTGGAGATGAACATAAACAAATTGTTAATTATGTTTTGCCGGGCGATATCGTCGGGCTGCAATTCGATGAAACTGAAAAGAGCCCTTATATGATAGAAGCTGTGACTGACGTAAAAGTATTAGGAATTGAAAAGGCTTCATTCTGGGAAAAGATTCAAACCAGACCTTATTTGCTATTTCAAATTTTGAGAAAAAGGGAGAGATATCAAAGAGAATTAGAAAAACGAATCATTTCATTGACTGCATCGAGCAGCTTTAATTCAATGATACAAATACTAACACTTCTTTATTCTCGTTTAAATTTGGTAGGTATTCCAGAAGAAGATGCTAAATATTTTCCTATCAACCAACTTCAATTGAGTGAGGTTCTAAGTATCTCCTACATTCATACTCACCGTATTTTTAATAGATTGGAAAAGATGGATTTTGTCACTAAGAAAAAGCACCATATTCATTTGATCGATGTGAAAGGCTTGCGAAAATTAGCCTACGATCAATCGGAAATTCAAGAGCTTGACAGAAAAAAACGAGTCGGTTAA
- a CDS encoding DNA cytosine methyltransferase, whose protein sequence is MTNRVAPKKKTITRPVGIDLFAGAGGMSLGFEQAGFDVAAAVEIDPIHCAIHKRNFPNCIVIPSSVADLTGDGIRRIAGLEGREIDCVFGGPPCQGFSMIGQRVLDDPRNSCVMDFVRLVTELDAKTFVFENVKGLTVGKQRAFLDELVEAFKVRGYQVRMPWRVLDAASYGVPQHRERLILFGARKDIEVPDYPLAITNPADGKRNIRGLPFGPTCEDALGDLPNAECFETLKKSDAVRTNAFKKPSDYAAEMRCMTEGSWHLGYVRDWHAHFLTSSARTVHTVISKRRFAITKQGEVEPISRFLKLSPTGLSNTLRAGTDGARGAFTSPRPIHYKYARCITVREMARLHGFPDWFRFHATKWHGARQIGNAVPPPLARAIAAKVVQTLGVSIKAVKVMQKLGDAKFLYMEMSEAAEHFGVAKPSSKRDRKSGAKKRKQSEIEAAHKRWKVVNG, encoded by the coding sequence ATGACGAATCGTGTAGCCCCTAAAAAAAAGACCATAACCCGTCCAGTAGGCATTGATCTATTTGCTGGCGCAGGAGGTATGAGCCTTGGTTTCGAGCAGGCAGGCTTCGATGTTGCCGCCGCTGTCGAAATCGACCCCATTCATTGCGCTATTCACAAACGCAACTTTCCAAATTGTATTGTTATTCCGAGCTCGGTAGCTGACTTGACTGGCGATGGAATCCGACGCATTGCAGGACTTGAAGGGCGCGAGATCGATTGCGTGTTCGGTGGGCCACCGTGCCAAGGATTCTCGATGATCGGTCAGCGAGTCCTCGACGATCCACGCAACAGTTGTGTTATGGATTTTGTAAGGCTGGTGACCGAGTTGGATGCAAAAACGTTCGTATTCGAGAATGTCAAAGGACTCACTGTTGGAAAGCAACGTGCCTTTCTTGACGAACTTGTGGAAGCTTTCAAGGTACGTGGATACCAAGTTCGTATGCCTTGGCGCGTCCTCGATGCAGCTAGTTACGGCGTACCCCAGCATCGCGAACGTTTGATTCTGTTCGGCGCACGAAAAGATATTGAGGTTCCAGATTACCCCTTAGCAATAACTAACCCTGCTGATGGGAAACGAAATATTCGGGGCCTGCCATTCGGTCCAACTTGCGAAGATGCACTCGGCGATTTACCCAATGCGGAGTGCTTTGAAACCCTCAAGAAAAGCGATGCGGTGAGGACTAATGCTTTCAAAAAGCCCTCGGATTATGCCGCTGAAATGCGTTGCATGACTGAAGGTTCATGGCATTTAGGATACGTGCGCGATTGGCACGCTCATTTTCTGACCTCGAGCGCACGTACTGTGCACACTGTGATTTCGAAAAGGCGATTTGCGATTACAAAACAGGGTGAAGTCGAGCCCATCAGTCGATTTCTCAAACTTTCTCCGACAGGTCTGTCGAATACGCTTCGTGCAGGAACAGATGGGGCGCGCGGTGCTTTTACCAGCCCGCGTCCGATCCATTACAAATATGCACGCTGTATAACGGTTCGGGAGATGGCACGACTTCATGGTTTCCCCGATTGGTTCCGCTTCCACGCGACTAAATGGCACGGCGCACGACAGATAGGAAATGCCGTACCGCCCCCTCTGGCACGCGCCATTGCAGCGAAAGTTGTTCAAACGCTCGGCGTAAGTATCAAGGCGGTGAAAGTAATGCAGAAACTTGGCGACGCTAAGTTTCTTTATATGGAGATGTCGGAGGCTGCCGAGCATTTCGGAGTAGCAAAACCATCGTCGAAGCGCGACCGAAAAAGTGGCGCGAAGAAACGCAAACAATCGGAAATTGAAGCTGCTCATAAACGCTGGAAGGTAGTCAATGGTTAA
- a CDS encoding NAD(P)/FAD-dependent oxidoreductase, which produces MMCAIEAGQRGRRVILIDHAHKLAEKIRISGGGRCNFTNRHCTSDNFISNNTHFCRSALARYTPQDFIARIEKHGIHYHEKKLGQLFCDDSALQIIAMLQKECAVAGVEWQMPSRVKEVKYRVADESQSVTQRFLLTTERNVIEAASLVIATGGLSIPQIGASGYGYQIANQFGIAVVPPKPGLVGLAFNTEDFTEFKDISGLSIEAEVSCNGAVFREQVLFTHRGLSGPAILQISSYWKPNQAVDINVLPCQNAMKIFTEFRHSSLLLYNVLSRYLPKRFVQVLCKHICNALSLEIQSMQQYSDAELQRIANRLHSWQIFPSGTVGYKKAEVTIGGVDTHELSSKTMQSHRVPGLYFIGEVVDVTGHLGGFNFQWAWSSGYAAGQFV; this is translated from the coding sequence ATGATGTGCGCAATTGAAGCTGGGCAGCGCGGGCGACGTGTGATACTGATTGATCATGCACATAAGTTGGCAGAAAAAATCAGAATCTCCGGTGGCGGTCGCTGTAATTTTACCAACCGACACTGTACCTCAGACAATTTTATTTCCAATAACACGCATTTTTGCCGTTCTGCATTGGCGCGATATACGCCGCAAGATTTCATTGCACGTATTGAAAAGCATGGCATTCACTATCATGAAAAAAAGCTTGGGCAATTATTCTGTGATGATAGCGCATTGCAAATCATTGCTATGTTGCAGAAAGAATGTGCGGTGGCTGGAGTTGAGTGGCAAATGCCATCGCGTGTTAAAGAAGTGAAGTATCGTGTAGCAGACGAATCACAATCCGTAACGCAAAGGTTCTTGCTGACGACTGAACGTAATGTGATCGAAGCTGCTTCATTAGTAATTGCTACAGGAGGGTTATCGATTCCTCAAATTGGCGCGAGTGGTTACGGCTATCAAATTGCCAATCAGTTTGGGATTGCTGTTGTACCGCCAAAGCCTGGATTGGTCGGCTTGGCTTTCAATACTGAGGACTTTACGGAATTCAAGGATATCTCAGGGCTTTCCATTGAGGCGGAGGTGAGTTGTAATGGTGCTGTATTTCGTGAGCAAGTATTGTTTACGCATCGTGGTTTAAGCGGCCCCGCCATTTTGCAAATTTCATCTTATTGGAAACCTAACCAAGCTGTTGACATCAATGTATTGCCTTGCCAGAATGCCATGAAAATATTTACCGAGTTTCGGCATAGCTCCTTATTGTTATACAACGTATTGTCGCGCTATTTACCAAAACGGTTTGTACAAGTTTTGTGTAAACATATTTGCAATGCGTTATCGCTCGAAATTCAGTCCATGCAGCAGTATTCTGATGCTGAGCTGCAACGTATTGCAAACAGATTGCATAGTTGGCAGATTTTTCCCAGTGGCACTGTTGGTTATAAAAAAGCCGAAGTGACGATCGGTGGTGTGGATACGCATGAATTGTCTTCGAAAACCATGCAATCCCATCGCGTGCCTGGATTATACTTTATCGGAGAAGTTGTGGATGTTACTGGGCATCTTGGTGGATTTAATTTTCAATGGGCATGGTCATCTGGTTATGCAGCTGGGCAATTCGTATAA
- the phoB gene encoding phosphate regulon transcriptional regulator PhoB, producing the protein MTVTILLVEDEVAIQELIALNLERAGYSVLCAERADQAKSLINNALPDLVLLDWMLPDVSGLEFARKLRQEERTQSIPIIMLTARTQENDKISGLEAGADDYITKPFSPRELQARIKAVLRRRLPEMSEEIIELGGLRLDPSTHRVHVRNNNGSSQLTEINLGPTEFRLLHFLMAYKDRVHSRAQLLDRVWGDHVFIEDRTVDVHIRRLRKVLEAVRKESLVQTVRGTGYRFSVEYQEPSIE; encoded by the coding sequence TTGACTGTAACAATTCTACTGGTTGAAGATGAAGTAGCGATTCAAGAGCTTATCGCGCTAAATTTGGAACGTGCTGGGTATTCAGTTCTCTGTGCCGAAAGAGCCGATCAAGCCAAATCACTGATCAACAATGCATTGCCGGATTTGGTATTGTTAGACTGGATGTTGCCCGATGTAAGCGGACTGGAATTTGCTCGCAAACTCAGACAAGAAGAACGTACTCAGTCCATTCCTATCATTATGCTGACAGCCCGCACTCAGGAAAATGACAAAATTTCCGGATTGGAAGCCGGCGCCGACGATTACATCACTAAACCTTTTTCACCCCGCGAATTACAAGCCCGCATCAAAGCGGTGCTGCGCAGGCGCTTACCGGAAATGTCCGAAGAAATCATTGAACTCGGCGGATTAAGGCTTGATCCGTCCACACATCGAGTGCATGTCAGAAATAATAACGGTTCATCACAACTGACCGAAATTAATTTGGGCCCCACCGAATTCCGCTTGCTGCATTTTTTGATGGCTTACAAGGATCGCGTTCATTCCCGTGCGCAGCTATTGGATCGAGTGTGGGGAGATCATGTGTTCATCGAAGACCGCACTGTCGACGTACATATCCGTCGGTTACGCAAAGTTTTAGAAGCCGTCCGCAAAGAAAGCTTAGTGCAAACGGTGCGAGGCACGGGTTATCGATTCTCGGTCGAATACCAAGAGCCAAGCATAGAGTAA
- a CDS encoding antirestriction protein ArdA, with the protein MSEEIRIYVADLAAYNNGKLHGVWIKACDDLDVIKAQINEMLAKSPEGFAEEYAIHDYEGFSGYTLSEYEGGELLNHFGGDLEDARTAAEENYCGCYKSLADYAQELTEETTQIPENLSYYIDFERMGRDMDLSGDVFTIEAGYETVHIFWNH; encoded by the coding sequence ATGAGTGAAGAAATCAGAATTTATGTTGCAGATTTAGCTGCCTACAATAATGGAAAATTGCACGGCGTATGGATCAAAGCCTGCGATGATCTGGACGTTATCAAAGCACAGATTAATGAAATGTTGGCTAAAAGTCCGGAAGGTTTTGCAGAAGAGTACGCCATTCACGATTATGAAGGGTTTAGCGGTTATACCTTGAGCGAATATGAAGGCGGTGAATTGCTGAATCATTTTGGCGGTGACTTGGAGGATGCCAGAACTGCCGCCGAGGAAAATTATTGCGGCTGTTACAAATCGCTGGCCGATTATGCGCAGGAATTGACCGAGGAAACTACGCAGATTCCAGAGAACCTTTCTTATTATATCGATTTTGAGCGAATGGGCCGGGATATGGATTTAAGCGGCGATGTTTTTACGATTGAGGCCGGGTATGAAACCGTTCATATATTCTGGAATCACTGA
- a CDS encoding DUF1804 family protein, with protein sequence MELPRTQYSQEFRKKSVKFFKASGLTLVEAAKRLSLPKGTLKTWFMLKNGENWLQ encoded by the coding sequence ATGGAATTACCGCGTACGCAGTATAGTCAGGAGTTTCGTAAGAAATCAGTTAAGTTTTTCAAAGCAAGTGGATTGACGCTGGTTGAAGCGGCAAAGCGACTGTCGCTACCCAAGGGTACGCTTAAGACTTGGTTTATGCTGAAAAACGGGGAGAACTGGCTGCAGTAG
- a CDS encoding CsbD family protein: MNWDEIEGNWKQLKGKALEKWGEITNDEMDVIAGKKDQLVGQIQAKYGVTKEEAEKQVKEFSDNCR; this comes from the coding sequence ATGAATTGGGATGAAATCGAAGGAAATTGGAAGCAACTCAAAGGCAAAGCCTTGGAAAAATGGGGTGAAATCACCAACGACGAAATGGATGTTATCGCTGGAAAAAAAGATCAATTAGTTGGTCAAATTCAGGCTAAGTACGGCGTCACAAAAGAAGAAGCTGAAAAGCAAGTCAAAGAATTCTCAGACAACTGTCGTTGA
- a CDS encoding DUF2909 domain-containing protein: MASALYYMYKDKGHSTRMVRSLSIRIGLSFFLFIVMMIAHRLEMTSNSSYW; this comes from the coding sequence ATGGCTTCTGCACTTTACTACATGTACAAGGATAAAGGTCACTCCACGCGCATGGTCAGATCACTGAGCATCCGTATCGGTTTGTCATTTTTCTTGTTTATTGTCATGATGATCGCTCATCGATTGGAGATGACTTCCAATTCCAGTTACTGGTAA
- the miaA gene encoding tRNA (adenosine(37)-N6)-dimethylallyltransferase MiaA codes for MHLSPAIFLMGPTASGKSQIALEITTHFPVEIINVDSAQIYRYMDIGTAKPSSLILQQIPHHLTDIIDPVQHYSVAQFRQNALALMQDITARHKIPLLVGGTMLYFKALLEGLSELPSADKNLRSMLEKEASVVGWPAMHQKLLQLDLETAKRIQPTDSQRIQRALEICLLTDKPLSEIIQASQPSVDFPYHPIQIALIPDNRSELHHRIAKRFQNMLSSGLVEEVSLLRKRFPELDTQHPSMRCVGYRQTWLFLNNQISRNELHDKGIAATRQLAKRQLTWLRSLNKQYPIQTFDCLSSQLSQQVIHFLTTQIDRIQLR; via the coding sequence ATGCATTTATCACCCGCTATCTTTCTAATGGGTCCCACCGCCAGCGGCAAAAGCCAGATTGCCTTAGAGATTACAACACACTTCCCGGTTGAAATTATTAATGTGGATTCTGCACAAATCTATCGTTATATGGATATAGGCACCGCCAAGCCTAGCTCTCTCATATTGCAGCAAATCCCGCATCATCTTACCGATATCATCGATCCGGTGCAGCACTACTCAGTCGCTCAATTTCGTCAGAACGCATTAGCATTGATGCAAGACATTACTGCGCGCCATAAAATACCCCTGCTAGTTGGCGGCACGATGTTGTACTTTAAAGCGCTACTGGAAGGTCTCTCTGAATTACCCTCGGCAGATAAGAATTTGCGCTCAATGCTTGAAAAAGAAGCATCAGTGGTTGGTTGGCCCGCTATGCACCAGAAACTTCTACAGCTTGATCTGGAAACTGCCAAACGAATCCAACCAACCGACAGTCAACGCATCCAACGCGCATTAGAAATTTGCTTGCTAACGGATAAGCCCCTATCTGAAATCATACAAGCTTCTCAACCTTCAGTCGACTTCCCCTACCATCCGATTCAGATTGCGTTGATACCTGACAATCGAAGTGAATTGCATCATCGTATCGCAAAACGTTTTCAGAACATGCTAAGCAGCGGATTAGTTGAAGAAGTATCCTTACTTCGCAAACGCTTTCCTGAACTCGATACACAACACCCCTCCATGCGATGTGTCGGATATCGTCAAACCTGGCTTTTTCTGAACAATCAAATCAGCCGAAATGAGCTGCATGACAAAGGAATCGCTGCCACACGCCAATTAGCAAAGCGACAACTAACATGGTTGCGTAGCTTAAACAAGCAATATCCTATACAAACATTTGACTGCTTATCTTCTCAGCTCTCACAACAAGTAATCCATTTCTTGACCACCCAAATCGACAGAATTCAACTCCGCTGA
- a CDS encoding relaxase/mobilization nuclease domain-containing protein codes for MILVGNQRGGAKDLALHLLKQENEHVEVHEVRGFASNNLMAALNEARAISRATRCKQFLFSLSLNPPKNESVSTETFEQTIDRIEEKLGLNNQPRAIVFHEKNGRRHCHAVWSRIKVDEMKAVQLSFPKKKLMELSRELYLEHGWTMPDGLKQAHARDPHNFTLAEWQQAKRIGKDPKQIKAVFQECWLLNKTQNAFANALKEHGYVLARGDRRSFVAVDHRGEVFAVSKWIGIKTKEVRERLTDETALPSVNDAKIQIAKDMSARLEKISQQQEIALESRRAELEEKRQMLIHQHRFERKKLHDAQHSYWQHKQQEWRNNFNTGFRGLFDRLTGKRHKIEERNEQDAWNVEMRQQKERDALIFQQLETRRTLQSRIERLESLKTYRLDELEHDRSKYQAMREQRLEQLEIQRQEQNRDRPRSRQRGHDWTR; via the coding sequence ATGATCCTTGTCGGCAACCAGCGAGGCGGGGCAAAGGATTTGGCTCTGCACCTGCTCAAACAAGAAAACGAGCATGTCGAAGTTCATGAGGTGCGTGGATTTGCCTCAAATAATCTTATGGCTGCACTGAATGAAGCCCGTGCCATCAGCCGCGCCACGCGCTGCAAGCAGTTTCTATTTTCTCTCAGTCTCAATCCACCTAAAAACGAAAGTGTTTCAACAGAAACATTCGAGCAGACCATTGATCGGATCGAAGAGAAACTTGGATTAAACAATCAGCCCCGCGCCATTGTGTTTCACGAAAAAAATGGGCGCAGGCATTGTCATGCCGTATGGTCGCGGATCAAGGTGGATGAAATGAAAGCGGTACAGCTTTCTTTCCCAAAGAAAAAATTAATGGAATTATCGCGTGAATTGTATCTCGAACACGGCTGGACTATGCCAGATGGTCTTAAGCAGGCTCATGCACGTGATCCGCACAATTTTACGCTGGCCGAATGGCAACAAGCCAAGCGAATCGGCAAAGACCCCAAACAAATTAAAGCAGTATTTCAGGAATGCTGGTTGCTCAATAAAACGCAGAATGCTTTTGCAAATGCATTGAAAGAACACGGCTATGTGCTTGCTCGTGGTGATCGACGCAGTTTTGTCGCGGTGGATCATCGGGGCGAAGTGTTTGCTGTATCCAAATGGATTGGTATCAAAACCAAAGAAGTACGCGAGCGCCTGACCGATGAAACAGCGCTTCCATCGGTGAATGATGCCAAAATTCAGATTGCCAAGGATATGTCAGCACGGTTGGAAAAGATCTCTCAACAACAAGAAATTGCACTTGAATCTCGACGGGCTGAGCTAGAAGAAAAACGCCAAATGTTGATACACCAACATCGATTTGAACGAAAAAAACTACACGATGCCCAGCATTCATACTGGCAGCACAAACAGCAGGAATGGCGGAACAATTTCAACACAGGTTTTCGCGGCCTGTTTGATCGACTTACAGGCAAGCGCCATAAAATCGAAGAACGCAATGAACAGGACGCATGGAATGTCGAAATGCGCCAGCAGAAGGAGCGCGACGCGCTCATTTTTCAGCAGCTAGAAACCCGCCGTACCCTGCAATCGCGCATCGAGCGACTGGAATCATTGAAAACTTATCGACTAGATGAATTGGAGCACGACAGATCGAAATATCAGGCCATGCGCGAGCAGCGCCTTGAACAGCTTGAGATTCAACGCCAAGAACAAAACCGGGATCGACCGCGCTCGCGCCAGCGCGGCCATGATTGGACGCGCTGA
- a CDS encoding acetyl-CoA C-acyltransferase produces the protein MSKQTEEAYIVAATRTPVGKAPRGMFRNVRPDDMLVHVLQTVMKQCEGLDPAAIDDVIVGCAMPEAEQGINVARVALLLAGFPNSVSGMTVNRFCASGLQSVALAADRIRLGEADVMIAAGTESMSMVPMMGNKIAINPAIFTNQEHVAIAYGMGMTGEKVAEQWHVSREAQDEFALTSHQRALRAIGSGEFKQEISPYQVIEERPDLETDKVLEQESLKDTDEGPRADTSLEVLAKLRPVFSAKGSVTAGNSSQMSDGAGAVVLMNEKAMQRFNLSPLARFVGFSVAGVPPEIMGVGPIKAIPKVLAQTNMKQDDLDWIELNEAFAAQSLAVISDLGLDREKVNPLGGAIALGHPLGATGAIRVATLLHGLRRHHKKYGMVTMCIGSGMGAAGIFESL, from the coding sequence ATGAGCAAACAAACTGAAGAAGCCTATATCGTAGCCGCTACCCGTACACCGGTTGGTAAAGCGCCGCGAGGTATGTTTAGAAATGTACGTCCGGACGATATGCTGGTGCATGTGCTGCAAACAGTCATGAAACAATGTGAGGGACTCGATCCCGCTGCGATTGATGATGTAATCGTTGGTTGTGCCATGCCAGAGGCAGAGCAAGGAATCAATGTCGCTCGTGTCGCATTACTGTTGGCAGGTTTTCCAAATAGTGTTTCTGGTATGACCGTTAATCGGTTCTGTGCTTCGGGCTTGCAATCGGTGGCTTTGGCTGCTGATCGAATTCGTCTTGGAGAAGCGGATGTTATGATCGCAGCTGGTACAGAAAGTATGAGTATGGTACCCATGATGGGCAATAAAATAGCAATTAATCCGGCTATTTTTACAAACCAGGAACATGTCGCAATAGCATATGGTATGGGAATGACGGGTGAAAAAGTCGCCGAGCAATGGCATGTTTCCCGCGAAGCTCAGGATGAATTTGCTTTGACGAGCCATCAACGTGCGTTGCGAGCTATCGGTTCAGGTGAATTTAAACAAGAAATATCTCCCTACCAAGTAATAGAAGAAAGACCTGATTTAGAAACCGATAAGGTTCTAGAGCAAGAATCGCTGAAGGATACGGACGAGGGGCCGCGCGCTGATACTAGCCTTGAAGTTCTAGCGAAATTACGGCCGGTTTTTTCTGCCAAAGGTTCGGTGACGGCGGGAAACAGTTCGCAAATGTCAGATGGTGCGGGTGCAGTCGTACTCATGAATGAAAAAGCAATGCAGCGCTTTAATTTGTCCCCTTTAGCTCGTTTTGTTGGTTTTTCGGTAGCCGGTGTGCCACCTGAAATTATGGGGGTTGGTCCGATCAAGGCCATTCCCAAGGTGTTGGCGCAAACCAATATGAAGCAGGATGATTTAGACTGGATCGAATTGAATGAGGCATTTGCCGCGCAGAGTCTTGCGGTCATTAGTGATCTGGGCTTGGATCGTGAAAAAGTTAATCCATTGGGAGGAGCAATTGCGTTAGGTCACCCATTGGGCGCAACCGGTGCTATCCGCGTGGCGACTTTATTGCACGGTTTGCGCCGTCATCATAAAAAATACGGTATGGTGACAATGTGCATCGGAAGCGGTATGGGTGCCGCTGGCATATTTGAATCGTTGTAG
- a CDS encoding PEP-CTERM sorting domain-containing protein has translation MSISYKCIKLKFITIFFTGIYAAANSAIINAEWSIRGLGNLGETDSFVSAINDSGRIVGNFLNNGVYHGFISGNDGIGMTDISTLGGTENFAQAINNVGQVAGESTNFDSIFSHAFITESGGKNINYVGNNIGVNETVYGINDSGQIVGDFDFINASGFHAFITGSNGNGITDLGTLGGLYSSATGINNSGQVTGWAQKGSGGSVSVDSHAFITGPNGVGMIDLGTLNGNFSVANGINNSGQVVGNVGEVSDIYYHNAFITGSDGMDMTNLGTLGGYFSDALSINDAGEAVGWAETASGDIHAFLYSHGGVTDLSLLDVVTADGWKSISSAIDINNNGQIIGNGVNAHGASEAFLLSYTPDTIFTPNPIFIPSPPPPIPEPETYLMLLTGLGVIGFMARRRKYNETFAKAL, from the coding sequence ATGAGCATTTCATACAAATGCATAAAACTTAAATTTATTACAATTTTCTTTACTGGAATTTATGCCGCGGCAAATTCTGCAATAATAAATGCGGAATGGTCAATTAGAGGATTAGGCAATTTAGGTGAAACCGATAGTTTTGTAAGTGCAATTAACGACTCTGGCCGGATAGTGGGAAACTTTCTTAACAATGGCGTTTATCATGGTTTTATATCAGGTAATGACGGTATAGGTATGACTGATATTAGTACCTTGGGTGGAACCGAGAATTTTGCTCAAGCGATAAATAATGTCGGGCAAGTAGCGGGTGAATCAACCAATTTTGATTCAATTTTTTCCCATGCATTTATAACAGAGTCTGGCGGGAAAAATATTAATTACGTAGGTAATAACATAGGGGTTAATGAAACAGTTTATGGCATTAACGACTCTGGACAAATCGTCGGAGATTTTGATTTTATCAATGCTAGCGGTTTTCATGCTTTTATCACGGGCTCTAACGGTAATGGCATAACGGATTTGGGTACGCTGGGAGGGTTATATAGCTCAGCTACAGGCATCAATAATTCTGGACAAGTGACGGGATGGGCTCAAAAAGGAAGTGGCGGCAGTGTTTCTGTTGATAGCCATGCTTTTATTACCGGGCCTAATGGCGTAGGAATGATCGATTTGGGCACATTGAATGGTAATTTCAGTGTTGCCAATGGTATCAATAACTCTGGACAGGTCGTGGGAAATGTGGGAGAAGTTAGCGATATTTATTATCATAACGCATTCATTACAGGGTCTGACGGTATGGATATGACTAACCTCGGTACATTGGGGGGCTACTTCAGTGATGCGCTTAGCATTAATGACGCAGGGGAAGCAGTTGGCTGGGCTGAAACGGCAAGCGGAGATATTCATGCTTTCTTATATAGTCATGGAGGGGTAACTGACCTTTCGTTGTTAGATGTGGTCACCGCTGACGGATGGAAAAGCATTTCCTCGGCTATTGACATCAACAATAATGGGCAAATCATAGGAAATGGAGTTAACGCTCATGGCGCATCCGAAGCTTTTTTGCTGTCCTATACGCCTGATACCATATTTACGCCGAATCCCATATTTATTCCATCGCCTCCTCCGCCAATTCCTGAACCTGAAACTTATCTCATGTTATTGACTGGATTAGGGGTGATTGGTTTTATGGCGAGGCGAAGAAAATATAACGAGACCTTTGCAAAAGCCCTTTGA